In a single window of the Bacillus clarus genome:
- the cotE gene encoding outer spore coat protein CotE translates to MSEFREIITKAVVGKGRKYTKSTHTCESNNEPTSILGCWVINHTYEARKNGKSVEIEGFYDVNTWYSFDENTKTEVVTERVNYTDEVNIGYRDKNFSGDDLEIIARVIQHPNCLEAIVSPNGNKIVVTVEREFVTEVVGETKICVSVNPDGCPESDSEFEIDDDEFEELDPNFIVDAEEE, encoded by the coding sequence ATGTCCGAATTTAGAGAGATTATTACAAAAGCAGTAGTTGGAAAAGGACGTAAGTATACAAAGTCAACGCATACATGTGAATCGAATAATGAGCCAACAAGCATTTTAGGGTGCTGGGTAATTAACCACACATACGAAGCGAGAAAGAATGGAAAGTCAGTAGAAATTGAAGGGTTTTATGATGTGAACACGTGGTATTCATTTGATGAAAACACAAAAACAGAAGTTGTAACAGAACGTGTAAACTACACAGATGAAGTAAATATTGGTTACCGTGATAAAAATTTCTCTGGTGACGATTTAGAGATTATTGCTCGCGTTATTCAACATCCAAATTGTTTAGAAGCTATTGTTTCACCAAATGGTAACAAAATTGTAGTAACAGTAGAACGTGAATTTGTTACGGAAGTAGTTGGAGAAACAAAAATTTGCGTAAGTGTAAATCCTGATGGATGCCCAGAGTCTGATTCGGAGTTTGAAATTGATGATGATGAGTTTGAAGAGTTAGATCCAAACTTTATTGTAGATGCAGAAGAAGAGTAA
- the mutL gene encoding DNA mismatch repair endonuclease MutL, producing MGKIRKLDDQLSNLIAAGEVVERPASVVKELVENSIDANSTSIEIHLEEAGLSKIRIIDNGDGIAEEDCIVAFERHATSKIKDENDLFRIRTLGFRGEALPSIASVSELELITSTGDAPGTRLIIKGGEIIKQEKTASRKGTDITVQNLFFNTPARLKYMKTIHTELGNITDIVYRIAMSHPEVSLKLFHNEKKLLHTSGNGDVRQVLAAIYSIQVAKKLIPIEAESLDFTIRGYVTLPEVTRASRNYMSTIVNGRYVRNYVLMKAIQQGYHTLLPVGRYPIGFLSIEMDPMLVDVNVHPAKLEVRFSKEQELLKLIEETLQDAFKKIQLIPDAGVTTKKKEKDESVQEQFHFEHAKPKEPPMPNIILPTGMDEKQEETTTVKQPAQLWQPPKQEWQPPQSLVREEEGWQPSTKPVIEEPIREEKSWNSSEEDFELEELEEEVQEIKEIEMNGNDLPPLYPIGQMHGTYIFAQNDKGLYMIDQHAAQERINYEYFRDKVGRVAQEVQELLVPYRIDLSLTEFLRVEEQLEELQKVGLFLEQFGHQSFIVRSHPTWFPKGQETEIIDEMMQQVVKLKKVDIKKLREEAAIMMSCKASIKANQYLTNDQIFALLEELRTTTNPYTCPHGRPILVHHSTYELEKMFKRVM from the coding sequence ATGGGGAAAATTCGCAAACTCGATGATCAACTCTCTAACTTAATTGCGGCAGGGGAAGTAGTAGAACGCCCTGCCTCAGTTGTAAAGGAACTCGTGGAAAATTCCATCGATGCGAATAGTACATCTATTGAAATCCACTTAGAAGAAGCTGGATTATCGAAGATTCGCATCATCGATAATGGAGATGGTATTGCGGAAGAAGATTGTATTGTTGCCTTTGAACGACATGCGACAAGTAAGATTAAAGATGAAAATGATTTGTTTCGTATAAGAACGCTTGGTTTTCGCGGAGAGGCCCTGCCGAGTATCGCCTCTGTAAGTGAATTAGAACTAATCACAAGCACAGGGGATGCACCGGGTACACGCCTTATTATTAAAGGTGGAGAAATTATAAAACAAGAGAAGACGGCAAGTCGAAAGGGAACAGATATCACCGTTCAAAACCTGTTCTTTAATACACCAGCGCGTCTTAAATATATGAAGACCATTCATACAGAGCTTGGGAACATTACAGACATTGTGTATCGTATTGCGATGTCACATCCAGAAGTATCTTTAAAACTGTTTCATAATGAAAAAAAATTGCTTCATACATCAGGGAACGGGGATGTAAGACAAGTACTTGCAGCTATTTATAGCATTCAAGTTGCAAAAAAACTTATTCCGATAGAAGCAGAATCATTAGACTTTACTATTCGTGGTTACGTAACATTGCCAGAAGTAACGAGAGCATCTCGTAACTACATGTCAACGATCGTGAATGGCCGTTACGTTCGAAATTACGTATTAATGAAAGCTATACAGCAAGGGTATCATACACTCCTTCCAGTTGGACGATATCCAATTGGTTTCTTATCAATTGAGATGGATCCAATGCTAGTTGATGTGAACGTGCATCCAGCGAAATTAGAAGTGCGTTTTAGTAAAGAACAAGAATTACTAAAGCTTATTGAAGAAACATTGCAAGATGCATTCAAAAAAATACAACTCATTCCAGATGCGGGTGTGACAACGAAGAAGAAAGAAAAAGATGAAAGTGTGCAAGAGCAGTTTCATTTCGAGCATGCAAAACCGAAAGAACCACCTATGCCTAATATCATTTTACCGACTGGAATGGATGAAAAACAAGAAGAAACAACGACTGTGAAACAGCCAGCACAACTTTGGCAACCACCGAAGCAGGAATGGCAGCCACCACAGTCACTCGTAAGAGAAGAAGAAGGCTGGCAACCATCTACCAAACCGGTAATCGAAGAACCGATTCGAGAAGAGAAATCATGGAACAGTAGCGAAGAGGACTTTGAATTAGAGGAATTAGAAGAAGAAGTTCAAGAAATCAAAGAGATTGAAATGAACGGTAATGATTTACCACCACTTTATCCCATTGGACAAATGCATGGAACATATATTTTCGCTCAAAACGATAAAGGGCTATATATGATTGATCAGCACGCTGCGCAGGAGCGAATCAATTATGAATATTTCCGTGATAAAGTAGGGAGAGTAGCGCAAGAAGTACAAGAACTACTTGTACCGTACCGTATCGATCTATCTCTCACTGAATTTTTGCGCGTCGAAGAACAATTAGAGGAACTACAAAAAGTAGGGTTATTTTTAGAGCAATTTGGCCACCAATCCTTTATTGTTCGCTCGCATCCAACGTGGTTCCCGAAAGGGCAAGAAACAGAAATCATCGACGAAATGATGCAGCAAGTAGTCAAATTAAAAAAGGTTGATATAAAAAAACTACGCGAAGAAGCAGCCATTATGATGAGCTGTAAAGCATCGATTAAGGCGAATCAATATTTAACGAACGACCAAATATTCGCCTTACTCGAAGAACTTCGCACAACAACAAACCCATACACATGTCCGCACGGTAGACCGATTCTTGTGCATCATTCTACTTATGAATTGGAGAAAATGTTTAAGAGAGTTATGTAG
- a CDS encoding RicAFT regulatory complex protein RicA family protein: MKVYTKDEIVEQAKELAKMISDTEEVDFFKRAEAQIHKNENVKRAIDEIKALQKQAVNLQHYGKWEALKKVEAEIDAIQDKLDSIPVVQEFKSSQTYVNDLLQLVANTISNNVTDEILISTGGNVLKGETGAEVESKKGNCGC; the protein is encoded by the coding sequence ATGAAAGTATACACAAAAGATGAAATTGTTGAGCAAGCGAAAGAATTAGCAAAAATGATTTCTGACACAGAAGAAGTTGATTTCTTCAAGCGTGCAGAAGCACAAATTCATAAAAATGAAAATGTAAAACGTGCAATTGATGAAATTAAAGCATTGCAAAAACAAGCAGTAAACTTACAACATTATGGAAAATGGGAAGCTTTGAAAAAAGTAGAAGCGGAGATTGATGCTATTCAAGATAAATTGGATAGTATTCCGGTTGTACAAGAATTCAAATCTTCACAAACATATGTAAATGATTTGTTACAATTAGTTGCAAATACCATTTCTAACAATGTAACGGATGAAATTTTAATTTCAACTGGTGGTAATGTGTTAAAAGGGGAAACTGGCGCGGAAGTGGAAAGTAAAAAAGGAAATTGCGGTTGCTAA
- the mutS gene encoding DNA mismatch repair protein MutS has translation MAQYTPMIQQYLKVKADYQDAFLFFRLGDFYEMFFEDAVKAAHELEITLTSRDGGSSERIPMCGVPYHAAKNYIEQLVEKGYKVAVCEQVEDPKTAKGVVRREVVQLITPGTMMEGRTIDEKENNFLAALTHFEDGSYALACNDLTTGQNTVTLLTGSVEDILLEVYATGSKEIVVDSTFSKDELNKLTETLKMTISYEDVTTIPEGLEHLVKTVSQTKLIKAVGRLFNYVLRTQKRSLDHLQPVDIYYTNQFMKIDVHSKRNLELTETLRTKEKTGSLLWLLDKTKTAMGGRMLKQWMERPLIQKEKIEERLEMVETFVNDYFLREDLKEKLKEVYDLERLAGKVAYGSVNARDLLQLRRSLLQVPAILEAISLLDNSYAARLIQGADPCESLTELLGRSIQENPPLSIKDGDIIKDGYNDKLDQYRYVSKNGKTWIAELEKRERDITGIKSLKIGYNRIFGYYIEVTKANLAALPEGRYERKQTLANAERFITDELKEKETLILEAEEKIVQLEYDLFTVLREEVKVFIPKLQHLAKVISELDVLQSFATVSEEEQFVKPMLTNKREIFIKDGRHPVVEKVLNGKLYVPNDCVMPENMDVFLITGPNMSGKSTYMRQLALVTVMSQIGCFVPATEAVLPVFDQIFTRIGAADDLISGQSTFMVEMLEAKNAIANASERSLILFDEIGRGTSTYDGMALAQAIIEHIHDQIGAKTLFSTHYHELTVLEDSLEQLKNVHVSAIEENGKVVFLHKIQDGAADKSYGIHVAQLAELPDSLIARAKEVLAQLEGQEEIIIPKRVEVKVQEVVTEPVIVKEAPADIQEEKEVTEEESQLSFFGVEKSSEKQDKPALDSKETAVLAQIKKIDLLDMTPLEAMNELYRLQKKLKKG, from the coding sequence ATGGCGCAATATACCCCTATGATACAACAGTATTTAAAGGTCAAGGCAGACTATCAAGATGCCTTTTTATTTTTTCGCTTAGGTGACTTTTATGAAATGTTCTTTGAAGATGCGGTTAAAGCAGCTCATGAACTTGAAATTACATTAACGAGTCGAGATGGTGGTAGTAGTGAACGTATACCGATGTGTGGTGTGCCATACCATGCGGCTAAAAACTATATTGAACAACTTGTTGAAAAAGGATATAAAGTAGCAGTTTGCGAGCAAGTTGAAGACCCAAAAACAGCTAAAGGTGTTGTGCGTCGTGAAGTTGTGCAATTAATTACACCAGGAACGATGATGGAAGGTCGCACAATTGATGAAAAAGAAAATAACTTCTTAGCAGCATTAACACATTTTGAAGATGGATCTTATGCGTTAGCTTGTAATGACTTAACTACAGGACAAAATACTGTGACATTATTAACAGGTTCAGTAGAAGACATTTTATTAGAAGTATATGCAACTGGGTCAAAAGAAATCGTTGTAGATTCTACCTTTTCAAAAGATGAATTAAATAAGTTAACCGAAACATTAAAAATGACGATTTCATATGAAGATGTAACAACAATTCCTGAAGGATTAGAACATCTTGTGAAAACTGTTTCGCAAACGAAATTAATCAAAGCAGTTGGGCGCTTATTTAATTACGTATTAAGAACACAAAAACGTTCATTAGATCATCTGCAGCCAGTGGATATTTATTATACAAATCAATTTATGAAAATTGATGTGCATTCGAAACGTAATTTAGAGTTAACTGAAACCCTTCGAACGAAGGAAAAAACAGGTTCATTATTATGGCTATTAGATAAAACGAAAACAGCTATGGGTGGGCGTATGTTAAAACAGTGGATGGAACGTCCGCTTATACAGAAAGAAAAAATTGAAGAGCGTTTAGAAATGGTTGAAACATTTGTAAATGATTATTTCTTACGTGAAGATTTAAAAGAAAAACTAAAAGAAGTATATGACTTAGAACGTTTAGCAGGAAAGGTTGCTTATGGTAGTGTAAATGCACGAGACTTATTACAGTTAAGACGTTCTTTACTTCAAGTGCCAGCAATTTTAGAAGCGATTAGTCTTTTAGATAATTCTTATGCAGCAAGATTAATTCAAGGTGCTGATCCATGTGAGAGCTTAACAGAATTACTAGGGAGAAGTATTCAAGAAAACCCACCGCTTTCTATTAAAGATGGAGACATTATTAAAGACGGATATAATGACAAGCTTGATCAATATCGATATGTTAGTAAAAACGGAAAAACGTGGATTGCAGAGCTTGAAAAACGAGAGCGTGATATTACGGGAATCAAATCGTTAAAGATCGGTTATAACCGTATTTTCGGCTATTACATTGAAGTGACAAAGGCGAACCTTGCAGCGCTTCCAGAAGGTCGCTATGAGCGCAAACAAACACTTGCAAATGCTGAGCGTTTCATTACAGATGAATTAAAAGAAAAAGAAACCTTAATTTTAGAAGCAGAAGAAAAAATTGTACAACTAGAATATGATTTATTCACTGTACTTCGTGAAGAAGTAAAAGTGTTTATTCCGAAATTACAACATTTAGCGAAAGTAATTAGTGAGCTAGACGTACTGCAAAGCTTTGCGACAGTTAGTGAAGAAGAACAATTCGTAAAACCAATGTTAACGAATAAACGCGAAATCTTTATTAAAGATGGTCGTCATCCTGTTGTTGAAAAAGTATTGAACGGGAAATTGTATGTACCGAATGACTGTGTCATGCCAGAAAATATGGACGTCTTTTTAATTACAGGGCCGAACATGTCTGGTAAAAGTACGTATATGCGTCAATTAGCACTTGTAACTGTTATGTCACAAATCGGTTGCTTTGTACCAGCGACAGAAGCAGTATTACCTGTATTTGACCAAATCTTTACAAGAATTGGTGCAGCGGACGACTTGATCTCTGGTCAAAGTACATTTATGGTCGAAATGTTAGAAGCGAAAAATGCGATTGCAAACGCATCAGAAAGAAGTTTAATTTTATTTGATGAAATTGGACGAGGTACATCTACGTATGATGGTATGGCACTTGCACAAGCGATCATTGAACATATTCATGATCAAATTGGTGCGAAGACATTATTCTCAACACATTATCATGAATTAACAGTTTTAGAAGATAGTTTAGAACAATTAAAAAATGTACACGTTTCAGCTATCGAAGAAAATGGGAAAGTTGTTTTCCTTCATAAAATTCAAGATGGTGCGGCAGATAAGAGTTACGGGATTCACGTTGCACAGCTAGCTGAACTTCCAGATAGCTTAATCGCTCGTGCGAAAGAAGTATTAGCCCAATTAGAAGGACAAGAAGAAATTATTATTCCGAAACGAGTAGAAGTGAAAGTACAAGAAGTTGTAACAGAACCGGTTATTGTAAAAGAAGCACCAGCAGATATACAGGAAGAGAAAGAAGTAACAGAAGAAGAATCACAACTATCTTTCTTTGGGGTAGAAAAGTCTTCGGAAAAACAAGACAAGCCTGCGCTAGATTCAAAAGAAACGGCAGTACTTGCGCAAATTAAAAAGATTGATTTACTTGATATGACGCCTTTAGAAGCGATGAATGAACTGTATCGTTTACAGAAAAAATTAAAGAAAGGATGA